The uncultured Eubacteriales bacterium region GCCCGTACCGCCTGTTTCCTTACGCTGGTTCTGGGCGAGCTGCTGCGCGCCTACTCCGCCCGCTCGGAGAAGACCTCGGTCTTCCGTATGCGCATCTTTGAGAACAGCTACCTGAATAAGTGCGTGCTGGCCTCGGTGGTCTTCTTGCTGGCGACCATCTATGTGCCCTTCCTCAACCCCGTATTCAGCACTGTCCCCCTGGTTTTTGACGAGATCATCGTGGCCCTTATCCTCGCGTTTCTCCCCATGCTGGGCGGCGAGCTGGCCAAGAAGATCGTCAACCGCTAAGCTCTATGAAAAAACCACCGGCCCGAGGGCCGGTGGTTTTTTCATGGGCTTACCGCGGTGACCGGGGAGGAGCACGGCGCATACAATACTCCTATAGGAGGGGTATGCTATGGCTACTATCAGTCTCTGCATGATCGTGAAAAACGAGGAGGACGTCATTTCCCGCTGCCTTGAGAGCGTAGCGGATTTGGTGGAAGAAATCATCGTCGTGGATACCGGCTCCACCGACCGCACGAAGGAGCTGGTCTCCCGTTATACTGAAAAGGTGTATGACTTTACATGGATTGACGACTTTGCCGCCGCCCGGAACTACGCCTTCGATCAGGCTACCAAGGAGTACTGCATGTGGCTGGACGCCGACGACATCCTCGAGCCGAAGGACCGGGAGGCGTTCCGCAAGGTCAAGGCCGCTCTGACGAGCGATGTGAATGTGGTGATGATGAGGTATAACACCGGGTTCGACGCCCAGGGGAACGTAACCTTCTCCTACTACCGGGAGCGGCTCATAAAAAACGGCGCCGGGATGCGCTGGGTGGGGGCGATCCACGAGGTAATCTCCACTGTGGGCAAGGTGATCTACAATGAGTGCGCCGTTACCCACAGTAAGCTCCACCCCTCGGACCCGGACCGCAACCTGCGTATTTTTGAGGGGCTCCTGGCGAGAGGGGAGACCCTGGACCCCCGCCAGCAGTTCTACTATGGGCGGGAGCTCTACTACCACGAGCGCTACGACGACGCGCTCCGAGTCTTTGAAACGTTCCTTGACAGCGGGACCGGGTGGCTGGAGAATGTCATAGACGCCTGCGCCCACTGTGCCTACTGCCTTTACGGCTTAGGCAGGGAGGAGGAGGCTTTGCGGGCGTTCCTGCGCAGCTTTGCCTATGACCTGCCAAGGGCCGAGCTATGCTGTGAGATCGGTAAGCACTTCTTTGACCGCCAGCGGTACGCCCAGGCGGTCTACTGGTACACCCGGGCTCTGGAGTGCAAGCGGGACGACAGCCGGGGCGGGTTCACCTCACCTGACTGCTACGGGTACATCCCCTGTATCCAGCTCTGCGTCTGCTACGACGCCCAGGGAGAGAAGGAGAAGGCTAAGATCTACAACGAGTTGGCCGCCCGCTATAAGCCAGACTCCCCCGCGGTGGCCTCCAACCGCCGCTATTTCGGGGTGAAGGAGTAACGATAAAAACCGGGGGCCGACTGCTTTGTCGGCCTCCGGTTTTTATTTTATTGCTTTGTCGGCACGCTGTAAGCTGCATCTTTGATTAGTCGGTAATTTGCCCGCTATTTCCCAGCCTCCAGAATCTCCTTTTGCAGCCTTTTGGTGAGCTTTTCAAACACCAGCCGGTAGCTGTCGTCGATCATCACCTTGAGGCGCTCCTCCGGCAGGCCGCCATCCAGTACCACCGAATTCCAGGTGCGCTTGTCTGAGTAGAAGGCGGGCAGCACCTGGGCGTGCTCCTTGCGCCAGAGCTCGGCCAGCAGGGGGTCGCACTTGAGGTTGAGAAGGTCCTTTTCCGCGTAGGCGGGGTCGTACTTGGCAGAGGGGTGCATAAGGGCGGCAAACAGCTTGCCGCCTACCATAAAGCGGTGCCAGCCCCACTCCTCCTTGTAGTCCCGGACGACGCCGGGCTTGCGCTCCAGATATTCCTCCAGCCAGGGATAAGCGTTCATTCTGCCACAGTTCCTTTCTTCTTCGTCTCCTTGATGAATACATAATTGTCCGCGCCGGAGAGCGCGCCGCAATAGACGTACCCCAGGCGGGAAAAATTCCTGATGTCCTCTGGGTCCGTGGTAGCGGTCTCCGCCAGCCAGCGTACCATCTCGCCCCGGGCCATCTTGCATATGGTGCCCTTTTCGATGACCTTGCCGTCCTGCCGCTCTCCAAAGGTACAGGTGAGAAAACGCACCCCTTTCGGCAGATGCGGCGCTACAGCCCTACTGTACTCCCTGGAGGCCAGGTTCAGGATAAAGCCGGTCTCGGCGCTAAGCTGCCGCGCGAGCTTGTCGCCCCAATAGCTGTAAAGGTCGTTCGCATCACGGATTTTTAGCTTTGCCTGCATTTCCAGCCGGTAGGGAACTACCCCGTCAAAGGGACGGAGCAGCCCGTATAGACCGGACAGGATGCGCAGACGCTCGTCCACGTATTGGAGGTGACTGCGCTCAAACACACCGGGTGCCATGTACTGGTATTGAATGCCCTCGTAGGCCAAAAGGGCGGGGGTCAGGTTTTTCCGCAGGTCCATATCCCGCAGCCGGGCCACGTTGAGGGAGGCAATGGCGTCGTTACAGCGCCAGAGAGCCTGGAGCTCTTCGTCGCTCATGCCTTTGAGACGGTCCGCCACGACCTCCGCCTCGGGCAGGAAATGGGGCAGAGCGGCAGGCGGCAGGCTGTCGGTATCAACGTTCATTTTCTTAGCGGGGGATAGGATGATTCTCATGTTTGTTCTCCCGTGGAGGCGTATTTTCAGGCTCGGGGCGGTGCTGTATCGAGGGACAGGGCTCCGCAGCCCCAGGGGCTCCCCCTCCGACGCGATAGCGATAGGCAAATTGCTTGATATACCGGCTCTCCTCCGCGGAGAGACCGAACAGGGCGTTGATATAGTCGTCAATCTGGTGAATCTCACCGACGCAGTCCTTGTGCTTATACTCATACTCGGTCTGCTTTGTGCCGACGTACTTTTTGGTCTCCTCCAGCCTCGCTTCCAGGCGGCTTGCCAGCACGCGGAGGAGCGCGTAGTCCGCGCCCCTCGGCACGGTAAAGCCCTCCAGCTCCTTCAAGGTGATGTGCCAGCAATCGGACACGCAGACCCAATACCACCAGAAGAGGGAGGAGTTGAGCAGGCATATGCAGTAGCTTGCCGTGTCTTCGTCCCGACAGCCAAATTCCTTATACTCGGCGCCGTCGTGGGCCGTGGTGAAAGCCTTGATCCAGAAGGTGGCCCGCATATTGATATAGACCGATGGGCCGTCCCCTTTGAGAAGGTCGATGATAGGCCGCCCCTTGCCGGTGACCTTTTGATAGATGCTGATATCCGCCTTGGAGCCGACCTTAGGGATGTACTGCCCGGAGGACAGGCGGTTCCTTACGGCCGAGGCGCTCCGGAACAGGTCCTCCCGCTCCGCGTTGTACCAATATTGATAGCTGCCGGTGTAAATGGCTTTCTGCGTATGTTTCTTTTTCCCGAACAGGATGCACAGCTTTTGGTGAACATACAAAAAGAGGCAATCCGGTCTGTCGGAATAGCTCAGGATATACTGCTCCTCCACCATGCCGAAGAGCGTGTCCCGCAAGGGCTGCATCCTGGGCGTCGCCACGTAGGAGAGGGGAACGATGAAACCCAGCGC contains the following coding sequences:
- a CDS encoding conserved hypothetical protein (Evidence 4 : Homologs of previously reported genes of unknown function), which encodes MATISLCMIVKNEEDVISRCLESVADLVEEIIVVDTGSTDRTKELVSRYTEKVYDFTWIDDFAAARNYAFDQATKEYCMWLDADDILEPKDREAFRKVKAALTSDVNVVMMRYNTGFDAQGNVTFSYYRERLIKNGAGMRWVGAIHEVISTVGKVIYNECAVTHSKLHPSDPDRNLRIFEGLLARGETLDPRQQFYYGRELYYHERYDDALRVFETFLDSGTGWLENVIDACAHCAYCLYGLGREEEALRAFLRSFAYDLPRAELCCEIGKHFFDRQRYAQAVYWYTRALECKRDDSRGGFTSPDCYGYIPCIQLCVCYDAQGEKEKAKIYNELAARYKPDSPAVASNRRYFGVKE
- a CDS encoding conserved hypothetical protein (Evidence 4 : Homologs of previously reported genes of unknown function) produces the protein MNAYPWLEEYLERKPGVVRDYKEEWGWHRFMVGGKLFAALMHPSAKYDPAYAEKDLLNLKCDPLLAELWRKEHAQVLPAFYSDKRTWNSVVLDGGLPEERLKVMIDDSYRLVFEKLTKRLQKEILEAGK
- a CDS encoding conserved hypothetical protein (Evidence 4 : Homologs of previously reported genes of unknown function), yielding MRIILSPAKKMNVDTDSLPPAALPHFLPEAEVVADRLKGMSDEELQALWRCNDAIASLNVARLRDMDLRKNLTPALLAYEGIQYQYMAPGVFERSHLQYVDERLRILSGLYGLLRPFDGVVPYRLEMQAKLKIRDANDLYSYWGDKLARQLSAETGFILNLASREYSRAVAPHLPKGVRFLTCTFGERQDGKVIEKGTICKMARGEMVRWLAETATTDPEDIRNFSRLGYVYCGALSGADNYVFIKETKKKGTVAE
- a CDS encoding Eco57I restriction endonuclease (modular protein), producing MSDSIVHEAFTITSRFLLQAYGKANLPLLYSELRSITGAPRLESEDTPLGAATYEEVQKSLSTLNEKETIQKSKGVYYTPSDVVRFILVNSMKSAYGKLTPHNLHDMDLSALPYRPLCADKTVFDPTCGAGEFLLAALELKLDLLDTHCPDATRAAIHKVVSTVRGNDINRDSIIITKIRLLLCVLHRYGPASLRGLSAVLNGCFSSYDFIQKTPDAQRYDIIVGNPPYVEDGKSDPAPERRYGNIYGNVLENAALHLNERGALGFIVPLSYVATPRMQPLRDTLFGMVEEQYILSYSDRPDCLFLYVHQKLCILFGKKKHTQKAIYTGSYQYWYNAEREDLFRSASAVRNRLSSGQYIPKVGSKADISIYQKVTGKGRPIIDLLKGDGPSVYINMRATFWIKAFTTAHDGAEYKEFGCRDEDTASYCICLLNSSLFWWYWVCVSDCWHITLKELEGFTVPRGADYALLRVLASRLEARLEETKKYVGTKQTEYEYKHKDCVGEIHQIDDYINALFGLSAEESRYIKQFAYRYRVGGGAPGAAEPCPSIQHRPEPENTPPRENKHENHPIPR